The Paraconexibacter algicola genome includes the window GAGCGCTTCCACGAGGTCGACGCGTTCTACCACCAGCTCTGTCCGTCCTGCGCGGCGTTCAACCACGAGCGTCGCGACCAGCACACCGACCTGCGCGGCCGGCGCGCGCTGCTCACCGGCGGGCGCGCGAAGATCGGCATGCACATCGCGCTGCGGCTGCTGCGCGACGGCGCGGACCTCACGATCACCACGCGCTTCCCGCGGGACGCCGCGCGCCGCTTCGCGCAGCTGGCCGACAGCGAGGAGTGGCTGACGCGGCTGCACGTCGTCGGCGTGGATCTGCGTGACCCGGCGCAGGTCGTGGCGCTCGCCGACGAGGTCGCCGCGCGCGGTCCGCTCGACGTCCTGATCAACAACGCCGCGCAGACGGTCAAGCGCCGCCCGCAGGCCTACGCGCTCGTCGCGGCGGGGGAGCGCGAGCCGCTGCCGGGCGGGCCGCTGCCCGAGATCGTCCAGCTCGGCCGCTCGCCCGACGCGGACGCGCAGACCTCCCGGCCGGCGATCTCGACCCCGCACTGGTCCCCGACGCCGGACGTCGTGGCGTCGATGGCGCTGACCGCCGGGAGCGCATCGCTGGAGCGGATCGCCGCCGGTCGCGCGGTCGACGCGGGCGGCCTGATCCCGGATCTCGACGACACGAACAGCTGGATCGACGCGGTCGACCAGGTCGACCCGATCGAGATGCTCGAGGTCCAGCTCTGCAACGCGACGGCGCCGTTCATCCTCATCGGCCGCCTGCGCGCGACGCTGGCGGCGTCGACGGCGCGCCGCACGTACGTGGTCAACGTGTCCGCGATGGAGGGGCAGTTCGCGCGCGGCTACAAGGGGCCGGGGCACCCGCACACCAACATGGCGAAGGCCGCGCTGAACATGCTCACGCGCACGAGCGCGCAGGAGATGTTCCAGACCGACGGGATCCTGATGACCGCGGTCGACACCGGCTGGATCACCGACGAGCGCCCGCACCCGACGAAGGCGCGGTTG containing:
- a CDS encoding SDR family NAD(P)-dependent oxidoreductase — translated: MTAPDGIDPQDLQHALRVLADAQSLSPQHPDSIALQRATAALFKAAKDRRRAERRAAVKANDDAVTAATATAAPDRIDDETEGLPLASRAGNGSAGRLIKARACYVCKERFHEVDAFYHQLCPSCAAFNHERRDQHTDLRGRRALLTGGRAKIGMHIALRLLRDGADLTITTRFPRDAARRFAQLADSEEWLTRLHVVGVDLRDPAQVVALADEVAARGPLDVLINNAAQTVKRRPQAYALVAAGEREPLPGGPLPEIVQLGRSPDADAQTSRPAISTPHWSPTPDVVASMALTAGSASLERIAAGRAVDAGGLIPDLDDTNSWIDAVDQVDPIEMLEVQLCNATAPFILIGRLRATLAASTARRTYVVNVSAMEGQFARGYKGPGHPHTNMAKAALNMLTRTSAQEMFQTDGILMTAVDTGWITDERPHPTKARLAEAGFHAPLDLVDGAARVYDPIVRGEAGEDLFGVFLKDYRVADW